In Parasteatoda tepidariorum isolate YZ-2023 chromosome 2, CAS_Ptep_4.0, whole genome shotgun sequence, one DNA window encodes the following:
- the LOC107438798 gene encoding trafficking protein particle complex subunit 4 gives MAAISVYIISKAGGMIYQYDHNPITIEYEKTFSFPLDLVLEFVNNRLTVTFGQMDNIKVGHIILSVNGIPLSGRKLTDNRDVMEVLKSEENYPISIKFGRPKLGTNEKIVLASTFHSLFAIASQLSPEPHCSGIEVLEADTFKLYCYQTITGTKFMVVADFKQSGIESLLKKIHELYADYALKNPFYALEMPIRCEQFDVNLQAVLEQVEKTGMSNI, from the exons atggcTGCTATAAGTGTTTATATAATTAGCAAAGCGGGTGGAATGATATATCAATATGATCATAACCCTATTACTATTGAATACGAGAAAACTTTTAGCTTTCCTCTTGACTTAGTCCTAGAATTTGTAAACAATCGTTTGACTGTCACTTTTGGACAAATGGATAATATCAAAG ttGGCCATATAATTTTGTCTGTCAATGGCATTCCACTTTCTGGTCGTAAACTCACTGATAATCGTGATGTTATGGAAGTTTTGAAATCAGAAGAAAACTATCCTATAAGTATCAAATTTGGTAGGCCTAAATTGGGAACTAATGAGAAAATTGTATTAGCCAGCACATTTCATTC gttATTTGCAATTGCTTCCCAATTATCTCCTGAACCCCATTGCTCTGGAATTGAAGTTTTGGAGGCTGATACATTCAAGCTGTATTGTTATCAAACTATTACAG GTACAAAATTTATGGTTGTAGCAGATTTTAAGCAAAGTGGAATAGAAAGTCTCCTTAAGAAGATACATGAACTTTATGCAGATTATGCCTTGAAGAACCCATTCTATGCTTTAGAAATGCCCATCAG GTGTGAGCAGTTTGATGTGAATCTCCAAGCTGTGTTGGAACAAGTAGAAAAAACAGGAATGAGCAATATTTAA